One genomic region from Eptesicus fuscus isolate TK198812 chromosome 18, DD_ASM_mEF_20220401, whole genome shotgun sequence encodes:
- the AMIGO3 gene encoding amphoterin-induced protein 3, translating to MTRPVLLGALLCALRVGSGTLDSEGSWPLAPLHCPNKCICAADLLSCAGLGLQDAPAELPAAAADIDLSHNALQRLRPGWLTPLAQLRALSLGHNQLEALGRGAFANASGLRQLDLSSNSLRALGRHDLRGLGALETLLLFNNRLAHLDRLAFQGLGALRWLYLGCNELAAFSFDSLHGLSVTRLRTLDLSSNRLGRVPVPALAALPAFLKNGLYLHNNPLPCDCRLYHLLQRWHQRGLSAVSDFAREYTCLAFRVPTSRVRFFAHSRVFENCSEALARGLEPPEEQLQVQVGGSLTLHCNTSAGARHIAWVSPQRELLVAPGSPDGSIAVLADGSLAIGSVQTRHEGIFVCLAAGPRLQHNQTHEFNVSVHYPQPAPEAFNTGYTTLLGCVVGLVLVLLYLFAPPCPGCRRCYRRTCCCRRRPRAPSPLQQLSAQSSVLSATPPDAPSRKASVHKHVVFLEPGRRGLNGRVQLAVAEDFDLYRPVGPRFKVGSESTSSTGSEGPVAT from the coding sequence ATGACCCGGCCGGTGCTGCTGGGCGCCCTGCTGTGCGCGCTGCGCGTCGGCTCAGGCACCCTGGACTCCGAGGGCTCCTGGCCCCTGGCGCCCCTTCACTGCCCCAACAAATGCATCTGCGCCGCCGACCTGCTGAGCTGCGCGGGCCTCGGGCTGCAGGACGCGCCGGCGGAGCTCCCCGCGGCTGCGGCTGACATCGACCTGAGCCACAACGCGCTCCAGCGCCTGCGCCCCGGCTGGCTCACGCCCCTCGCCCAGCTGCGCGCCCTGAGCCTGGGGCACAACCAGCTGGAGGCCCTGGGGCGCGGCGCCTTCGCCAACGCCAGCGGCCTGCGGCAGCTCGACCTGTCCTCCAACTCGCTGCGGGCGCTCGGCCGCCACGACCTCCGCGGGCTGGGCGCGCTCGAGACGCTGCTGCTGTTCAACAACCGCCTGGCGCACCTGGACCGGCTGGCCTTCCAGGGCCTGGGCGCGCTCCGCTGGCTCTACCTGGGCTGCAACGAGCTGGCGGCCTTCTCCTTCGACAGCCTGCACGGCCTCAGCGTGACCCGCCTCCGCACCCTGGACCTCTCCTCCAACCGCCTGGGGCGGGTCCCCGTGCCGGCCCTGGCCGCGCTGCCCGCCTTCCTCAAGAACGGCCTTTACCTGCACAACAACCCGCTGCCCTGCGACTGCCGCCTCTACCACCTGCTGCAGCGCTGGCACCAGCGGGGACTCAGCGCCGTGAGCGACTTCGCGCGCGAGTACACGTGCCTGGCGTTCCGGGTGCCCACCTCCCGCGTGCGCTTCTTCGCGCACAGCCGCGTTTTCGAGAACTGCTCGGAGGCCCTGGCTCGGGGCCTGGAGCCGCCCGAAGAGCAGCTGCAGGTGCAGGTGGGCGGGTCCCTGACGCTGCACTGCAACACCAGCGCCGGCGCCCGGCACATCGCCTGGGTCTCCCCGCAGCGAGAGCTGCTGGTGGCGCCGGGATCCCCCGACGGCAGCATCGCGGTGCTGGCCGACGGCAGCTTGGCCATCGGGAGCGTGCAGACGCGGCACGAGGGCATCTTTGTGTGCCTGGCCGCCGGGCCCCGCCTGCAGCACAACCAGACGCACGAGTTCAACGTGAGCGTGCACTACCCGCAGCCGGCGCCCGAGGCTTTCAACACGGGCTACACCACGCTGCTGGGCTGCGTGGTGGgcctggtgctggtgctgctctACCTGttcgccccgccctgccccggctGCCGCCGCTGCTACCGGCGCACCTGCTGTTGCCGCCGCCGGCCCCGCGCCCCCAGCCCGCTCCAGCAGCTGAGCGCGCAGTCCTCGGTGCTCAGCGCCACGCCGCCCGACGCCCCCAGCCGCAAGGCCAGCGTCCACAAGCACGTGGTGTTCCTGGAGCCGGGCAGGCGGGGCCTCAACGGCCGCGTGCAGCTGGCGGTGGCCGAGGACTTCGACCTCTACCGCCCGGTGGGTCCGCGGTTCAAGGTCGGCTCTGAGTCCACGAGCTCCACGGGCTCCGAGGGGCCGGTGGCGACCtag
- the GMPPB gene encoding mannose-1-phosphate guanyltransferase beta gives MKALILVGGYGTRLRPLTLSTPKPLVDFCNKPILLHQVEALAAAGVDHVILAVSYMSQVLEKEMKAQEQRLGIRISMSHEEEPLGTAGPLALARDLLSETADPFFVLNSDVICDFPFQAMVQFHRHHGQEGSILVTKVEEPSKYGVVVCEADTGRIHRFVEKPQVFVSNKINAGMYILSPAVLRRIQLRPTSIEKEVFPVMAEEGQLYAMELQGFWMDIGQPKDFLTGMCLFLQSLRQKQPEQLCSGPGIVGNVLVDPSARIGQNCSIGPNVSLGPGVVVEDGVCIRRCTVLRDAHIRSHSWLESCIVGWRCRVGQWVRMENVTVLGEDVIVNDELYLNGASVLPHKSIGDSVPEPRIIM, from the exons ATGAAGGCACTGATCTTGGTGGGCGGCTATGGGACGCGCCTGCGGCCGCTGACGCTCAGCACCCCGAAGCCCCTGGTGGACTTCTGCAATAAGCCCATCCTCCTGCACCAGGTGGAGGCGCTGGCCGCG GCCGGCGTGGACCACGTGATTCTGGCCGTGAGCTACATGTCTCAGGTGCTGGAGAAGGAAATGAAGGCGCAGGAGCAGAGG CTGGGCATCAGAATCTCCATGTCCCACGAAGAGGAGCCTCTGGGGACAG ctggacCCCTGGCACTGGCCCGTGACCTGCTGTCTGAGACTGCGGACCCTTTCTTCGTCCTCAACAGCGACGTGATCTGCGACTTCCCTTTCCAAGCCATGGTGCAGTTCCACCGGCACCACGGCCAGGAAGGCTCCATTTTG GTGACTAAAGTGGAGGAGCCCTCCAAGTACGGCGTGGTGGTGTGCGAGGCCGACACCGGCCGCATCCACCGGTTCGTGGAGAAGCCGCAGGTGTTTGTGTCCAACAAGATCAACGCGGGCATGTACATCCTGAGCCCTGCCGTGCTGCGGCGCATCCAG CTGCGGCCCACGTCCATCGAGAAGGAGGTGTTCCCGGTCATGGCGGAGGAGGGGCAGCTGTATGCCATGGAGCTGCAGG GCTTCTGGATGGACATAGGGCAGCCCAAGGACTTCCTCACCGGCATGTGCCTCTTCCTGCAGTCGCTGCGGCAGAAGCAGCCTGAGCAGCTGTGCTCGGGCCCTGGCATCGTGGGCAACGTGCTGGTG GACCCAAGCGCCCGCATCGGCCAGAACTGCAGCATCGGCCCCAACGTGAGCCTGGGCCCCGGCGTGGTGGTGGAGGACGGCGTGTGCATCCGGCGGTGCACCGTGCTGCGCGACGCCCACATCCGCTCCCACTCCTGGCTCGAGTCGTGCATCGTGGGCTGGCGCTGCCGCGTGGGCCAGTGG GTTCGAATGGAGAACGTGACGGTGCTGGGTGAGGACGTCATCGTTAACGACGAGCTCTACCTCAACGGGGCCAGCGTGCTGCCCCACAAGTCCATCGGCGACTCGGTGCCGGAGCCTCGAATCATCATGTGA
- the IP6K1 gene encoding inositol hexakisphosphate kinase 1, whose translation MCVCQTMEVGQYGKSASLAGDRGVLLEPFIHQVGGHSSMMRYDDHTVCKPLISREQRFYESLPPEMKEFTPEYKGVVSVCFEGDSDGYINLVAYPYVESEAVEQDDTPEREQPRRKHSRRSLHRSGSGSDHKEEKASLSFETTESSQEAKSPKAELHSHSDVPFQMLDGNSGLSSEKISHNPWSLRCHKQQLSRMRSESKDRKLYKFLLLENVVHHFRRPCVLDLKMGTRQHGDDASAEKAARQMRKCEQSTSATLGVRVCGMQVYQLDTGHYLCRNKYYGRGLSIEGFRSALYQYLHNGVDLRRDLFEPILSKLRGLKAVLERQASYRFYSSSLLVIYDGKECWPESCLDRRSEMRLKHLDTGLPEVAPPCGPSTSPGSSSSTSLEGVSSPKVDVRMIDFAHSTFKGFRDDPTVHDGPDRGYVFGLENLISIMEQMRDENQ comes from the exons ATGTGTGTTTGTCAAACCATGGAAGTGGGGCAGTACGGCAAGAGCGCGAGTCTGGCCGGAGACCGCGGGGTCCTCCTGGAGCCCTTCATCCACCAGGTGGGCGGCCACAGCAGCATGATGCGCTACGACGACCACACGGTGTGCAAGCCCCTCATCTCCCGCGAGCAGCGCTTCTACGAGTCCCTCCCGCCCGAGATGAAGGAGTTCACCCCCGAGTACAAAG GGGTGGTGTCCGTCTGTTTCGAGGGGGACAGTGATGGTTACATCAACTTAGTGGCCTACCCGTACGTGGAAAGCGAGGCGGTGGAGCAGGACGACACGCCCGAGCGGGAGCAGCCGCGGCGCAAGCACTCCCGCCGGAGCCTGCACCGGTCCGGCAGCGGCAGCGACCACAAGGAGGAGAAAGCCAGCCTGTCCTTCGAGACCACTGAGAG CTCCCAGGAGGCAAAGAGCCCGAAGGCGGAGCTGCACAGCCACTCGGACGTCCCCTTCCAGATGCTGGACGGCAACAGCGGCCTGAGCTCCGAGAAGATCAGCCACAACCCCTGGAGCTTGCGCTGCCACAAGCAGCAGCTGAGCCGCATGCGCTCCGAGTCCAAGGACCGGAAGCTCTACA AGTTCCTGCTGCTGGAGAACGTGGTGCACCACTTCAGGCGCCCGTGCGTGCTGGACCTGAAGATGGGCACCCGGCAGCACGGCGACGACGCGTCCGCCGAGAAGGCGGCCCGGCAGATGCGCAAGTGCGAGCAGAGCACGTCGGCCACGCTGGGCGTCAGGGTCTGTGGCATGCAG GTGTACCAGCTGGACACAGGGCATTACCTCTGCAGGAACAAGTACTATGGCCGGGGGCTCTCCATCGAAGGCTTCCGCAGCGCCCTCTACCAGTACCTGCACAACGGCGTGGACCTGCGGCGCGACCTTTTTGAGCCCATCCTGAGCAAACTGCGGGGCCTCAAGGCCGTGCTGGAGCGACAGGCCTCCTACCGCTTCTACTCCAGCTCCCTGCTCGTCATCTACGACGGCAAGGAGTGCTGGCCCGAGTCCTGCCTGGACCGCCGCTCCGAGATGCGTCTCAAGCACCTGGACACGGGGCTGCCCGAGGTGGCGCCACCCTGCGGCCCGAGCACCAGCCCGGGCAGCTCCAGCAGCACCAGCCTCGAGGGCGTGTCCTCTCCCAAGGTGGACGTCCGCATGATCGACTTTGCACACAGCACGTTCAAGGGCTTCCGGGATGACCCCACCGTGCACGACGGGCCGGACCGAGGCTACGTGTTCGGCCTGGAGAACCTCATCAGCATCATGGAGCAGATGCGGGACGAGAACCAGTAG